Proteins found in one Lathamus discolor isolate bLatDis1 chromosome 7, bLatDis1.hap1, whole genome shotgun sequence genomic segment:
- the LOC136018421 gene encoding G2/M phase-specific E3 ubiquitin-protein ligase-like — protein MEPACMLCRRAEADPDICGPEMIYEWICAHLFCLLFASDLCPRGTKQEKDMEFLPMEIQRTAQLAAPMVCFVCGKRGATITCQEMGCNRRFHLPCAVEGGCVTRYLLPFSSFCWEHRPQQQELVAPEDTKCLICMDPVEGRTTYGTMVCPACKHAWFHRACIQGQAMHAGAFCLQCPLCQNTKLFLTEMLFMGIRIPVRQASWEDNNAYAELYQRHRSCDARECLCPGGRGVAEPDGPWQLFLCRSCAAVGTHRCCSNLGKS, from the exons ATGGAGCCAG catgcatGCTGTGTCGCCGTGCAGAGGCAGACCCGGACATCTGCGGGCCAGAAATGATTTATGAGTGGATCTGTGCCCATCtcttttgcctg ctttttgccagtgaccttTGTCCACGAGGgaccaaacaggaaaaagacatGGAATTTCTTCCTATGGAGATTCAACGTACAGCCCAGCTGGCAGCCCCGATG gtctgctttgtgtgtggcaaGAGGGGGGCCACCATCACCTGCCAGGAGATGGGCTGCAAccgcaggttccatctcccctgtgccgtggaGGGTGGATGCGTCACCCGTTACCTCCTGCCGTTCAG ttccttctgctgggagcaccgcccacagcagcaagagctggtggctccagaggacaccaagtgcctcatctgcatggaccctgttgaaggcagaacgacctatgggaccatggtgtgcccagcatgcaaacatgcctggttccacagggcCTGCATCCAG ggacaggctatGCATGCTGGCGCTTTTTGCCTACAGTGCCCGctgtgtcaaaatacaaaactgtttctaacagaaatgctcttcatggggatccgaatccccgtaag ACAAGCGTCATGGGAAGATAACAATGCATACGCAGAACTGTACCAGAGGCACAGGAGCTGCGATGCCAGGGAGTGCCTTTGTCCGGGAGGCAGAGGGGTGGCAGAGCCAGACGG gccctggcagctgtTCCTGTGCCgctcctgcgctgctgtgggcactcacagatgctgctccaacctggggaaGAGC